The DNA window TGACTACATTCTCTTCTTTACGGATAAAGGTAAAGTGCATTGGTTGAAAGTATACGAAATCCCGCAAGGTGGTCGAGCTGCAAAAGGGAAAGCGATCGTGAACTTGCTTGAAATTTCACCGGAAGAAAAAATCACTGCGGGCATCCCGGTTCGAGAGTTCGATTCAGAACATTATATCGTTATGGTAACTGAACAAGGAATCATTAAAAAAACCGAGCTTGCGGCATTCAGTAATCCGAGAAAAGGCGGGATTATCGCGGTATCACTCGAACCCGGCGATAAATTGGTAGAAGCGAAATTAACTAATGGACATCAGCAGATTCTCATTGGAACCAAACAAGGTAAGGCGATTCGCTTTCCAGAAACAGATGTTCGTCCCATGGGCAGAACCGCACAAGGGGTTCGCGGAATCCGATTAGAAAAAGATGATATTGTTATCGGTATGGAAATTGTCCAAGAAGGCGGAACCTTATTAACCGTTTGTGAAAATGGGTATGGTAAACGAACTGAAATTAGTGAATATCGCATTCAGAGTCGTGGCGGCAAAGGAGTGATAAATATTAAAACTGATGAACGTAATGGAATGGTGGTTGGAATCAAAGAAGTTATTGATTCGGATAAAATGATGCTTATCACCAGCAAAGGTATGGTTATCCAATGTCCGATATCTGAAATTCGGTCAATTTCGCGAAATACAAAAGGGGTTCGATTAATCCGATTGGAAGAAGGGGATAAAGTCGCTGCCGTAGCTCGACTCGGAGAAAAAGAAAATGAAAACGGAGAACCCGAACCTGCTGCAGCGAAACTATAACCTTATCATCATTGAAGTTTCCAAATGTAAGCGAATTGAGAATGCAATTCTTAATTCGCTTTTTTTATTGGTGGTATTCGTTCTAACATGGTCATCGTTTTGAATTTTGAATCGTGACCAAAACTTTTTTAATGCAAAAACTCTGCTGTTATAGTAAACTAATTTAGGGGATTTAACAGCAAATATAATTTAAATATAGATTAACATGACCATTCAATAGCAAATATTATGGGGAATATATGCCAAAACAGACCCTAGTAAAAGATAAACGGAAAGAAACGATTTCCATTTTAGAAACATTATTACAATGCAGTAACGTCTTAAATTCAACCTTACATGAAGAAGAAATCTTTGCCATGGTTATGGATATGTCGAAGTCATTATTGAATGCGGAAGCGAGTTCGTTATTTGTCATTTCACCTACCGGAACAGAACTCTATGCAAAAACCGCTCGTGGGAAAAAAGGCGAATTAATCCAGGGAGTAACCCTTAAATTGGGACAGGGCATCGCGGGTTGGGTAGCGAAAACCGGGAAACCACTATTAGTTCCAAATGTAGCAAAATCGAAATATTTTAATCCTTCGTTTGATAGTAAAAGTGGGTTTGAAACAAAGTCAATCATTTGTGTTCCATTGAAACGGAAAGATAAATGTATCGGTTGTTTAGAGGTGATCAATAAAAAGGATGGAAAGGAATTTACGTTACAAGACCAAGCGATTTTATCAGCGCTCGCTGACCAGATAGCTATCGCATTACAGAATGCTCATCTGTATGAGGAATTGAAGCAATCATATCTTGCAACGGTACAAACGCTTATTGGGGCAATCGAAGCGAAAGACCGATATACGAAAGGGCATTCCCAACGGGTTTCCGAGTATGCGGTAGAAACTGCAAAACAGCTCAATCTTCCGGAAATGACTATTGAAGCGATTCGGATAGCTGCGTTGCTCCATGATATAGGGAAAATCGGGATTAGCGATAGTGTGCTCTGGAAACCAGATACCTTAACTGATGGAGAACGAGCGATGATTGAACAGCATCCGAGTATTGGCGCAAAAATATTAAGTGGTGCGGCTTTTCTTGCCGATAAAATTGATATGATTCGGTATCATCAGGAACGATATGATGGTCGAGGATATCCGGAAAAAATAAAAAAGGATAAAATTCCGCTCGGGGCTCGAATTATTGCTATTTGTGATACGTTCGATGCATTAACTTCAACGCGACCGTATCGGCGAAGTAAATCTGGTGATGAAGCGATGCAAATTATTTTAAAAGAAAGCGGTACCCAGTTCGACCCAAAAGTTGCACAGGCATTTGAAAAAGCGTATCTGTCGACTATTCGAAATCGGGTAAAGGAAAAAGAGGAATTATTAGCCCCTGTTTAATGTTTGCTTAGATATCCATTGATAGGCATTAATTATAGGAATCTACGTTCTTAGCGGAGTATCTACAAACTCTTTAGGTACAGTATGCAAACTACATTAGCGATGATATTAGCCGGAGGGAAAAGTTCTCCGCAAGATATTCTTTCCCGAAAACGAGCGAAATCAGCGATTCCATTCGGTGGGAAATACCGAATCATTGATTTTGTACTTAGCAATTGTGTTAATTCGGGTATATATGACATTGGGATTCTTGCGCAATATGCGCCGAAGTCGCTTGCGGAACATATTAAAGCAGGAAAACCGTGGGATTTAGACCGTCAGGTTGGCGGAGTTAGAATTCTGCAACCGTATCTTGGTCGAACTGAAGAAACTGGTTGGTATCGTGGAACCGCTGATGCGTTGTATCAGAATCTCGATTTCATTACTCAAAAGAATCCAAATTTTATCCTTGTTCTTTCTGGTGACCATATATATAAAATGGACTACCGGAAAATGCTCGAATTCCATCAGCAGAAAAATGCGCCGGTCACCATTGCTATTACGGAAGTATCGGAGTCTGATGCGAAACGATTAGGTATTGTTCAAGTTGATAGTCGCGACCGGGTCGTTCATTTCGAAGAGAAACCGCAATATACGAAATCCAACCTCGCTTCAATGGGAATATATTTATTTAACACCGACATGCTGTTAGAAAAATTGAATGATATTGGAAAGAATGAACGGTATGATATTGTTTTCCATATTCTTATAGAACTAATTCAACAACGGCTCGTGTATGCATATCGGTTTTCAGGATATTGGAAAGATATCGGGGCAAACGCAGATTACTGGCAGGCAAACATGGATTTACTTGACGCATCAGACCGAACGGTTTTATATAATCCTAGCTGGATTATTCATACTACTTCAGAACGAAAACCGCCGGTGCGATTTCATTCCAACGCTACCGTGCTCAACAGCCTTGTCGCCAATGGTTGCGTGATTGATGGATATGTAGAACATTCGATTCTTTTTCCTGGGGTACATGTTGCACGTCATGCTCGCGTAACCAACTCGGTGGTCATGCATCGAACCATGATAAACGAGAATGCGACTATTGATTATGCGATTTTAGATAAAGATATCTGGATTGGTGCCGATAGTGTTATCGGCGGAAACGATATCCAACCGCAACCTTATGACCGGCAACAATTAGAACAATATATTACGGTGATTGGGAAAGGTGTCCAAATCCCATCACGAATGCACATTGGTCGAGGATGTCTACTTGACCCTGATATTCCGAGTGATTTTTTCACAAATTTAGTTATTCCGAACCATTCATATATCAAGTATCAAAAATAACGATATTGCTGATTACATACTATTATGCAGTTAGAGCGGTAAGAAGGCTATTTCTTTCACCTCTAACGACAAATAAATTAATGTTATGCGCCAGATAGTAGCTATGATTTTAGCCGGTGGTCAAGGAAACCGGCTATCCATTCTATCTGAAGAACGAGCAAAACCTGCAGTTCCGTTTGGCGGAAAATATCGACTGATTGACTTTACGTTAAGTAATTGTGTTAATTCCGGAATTGTTGATATCGGTCTATTAACTCAATATCGACCGAGGTCACTCTATGAACATATTGAAATCGGTCGACCGTGGGACTTAGACCGTATGGATGGTGGGATAACCATTTTACAACCGTACCTTGGGCAGAAACATGCTGAGTGGTACTCCGGTACTGCAGATGCAGTATATCAAAATTTATCTTTTTTAGAAGGGAAAAAATGCCAATGGGTTTTTGTCCTTTCCGGTGACCATATTTATAAAATGGATTACACGAAAATGCTCGATTTTCATCGGGAACATTCTGCAGAATTAACCATTGCGGTTATCCCCGTTCCTATGCAAGAAGCATCACGGTTCGGTATAATGCAACTCGATGCACAAAAACGGATTATTGATTTTGAAGAGAAACCTGCGAATCCGAAAAGTAACCTCGCATCGATGGGAGTATATTTGTTTCAAAAAGAATTATTAATCGATGCGGTAACTAACGATGCTCAAGATGAATCTAGCGATCATGATTTCGGAAAAAATATTATCCATAAATTAATTCATCACCATCGAGTATTTGGTTTTGAATTTCAAGGGTATTGGCGTGATGTCGGAACCGTTGCTTCGTATTATGAGGCAAACATGGATTTGTTAACCACACCGCCATTACTTGACCTTGATGATCCAGATTGGGTCATCCATACTAAAAGTGAAGAACGACCGCCCGTTAAACTCAATAGCACAGCAACAGTCAGACGAAGTCTCGTTGCAAATGGATGTGTGATTAGCGGGTATGTCGAAAACTCGATATTATTCTCCGGTGTAATTATCGAACCGGATGTGGTGGTTAAAGATTCGATTATTATGACTGATACTAAAATCAAACCACATACTATCATTGACCGTTGCATAATCGATAAACTCGTCGAAATTGGAGAAAATAGCTATATCGGGTATGGTGAAATTGCAAATACTCCAAATTCGGGAATAACCATTGTTGGTAAAGCAGCGCAGATTCCGGCTTCGACCCGTATAGGACGCGGATGCATAATCGACGCAAAGGTTCAGGAAGCGGATTTTCCTAACCGCAATATTGAATCAGGTACCGTGATTCATCATAGGTAGACCTCCAAAAACTAATTGTCAAGCGCAAAAATATCTCATAACCATTAAGCTACTTTAACGCAATCTTACTGTTGCAATCTAATATGGTAACAATTCGAATTCGGGCTTCAACTTCGATATCAGTAACCTATAAATTTGATATTGGTATTCAAAAATGGCGATTATTGAAGTAAACCAACTCTATAAAACATTTCGAGTACATAAAAAAGAACCGGGGTTATGGAATTCGTTAAAAAGTTTGGTTTCGCGAAACTATCAAACTATTGAAGCGGTTAAACAGATTAGTTTTCAGATTGAAGAAGGTGAATTGGTCGGTTTTATTGGACCGAACGGCGCTGGAAAAACGACTACCCTCAAAATGCTCTCCGGACTCCTATATCCAACAGGAGGCACCGCTCGCGTTCTTGGATATATTCCGTGGGAGCGACATAATTCGTATCGCCGTCAGTTCTCCCTGGTTATGGGGAATAAAAACCAATTATGGTGGGATCTACCGGCAATAGAATCGTTTTTGGTTAATAAAGAAATCTATGGAATCACGAACAACGAATATCATTCGTTATTAGACGAACTGGTAACGATGCTTGAGGTTAAAGAGAAATTGAAGGTTCCGGTTCGCGAACTGTCTTTAGGAGAACGAATGAAACTAGAATTAATCGCTGCATTACTCCATTCGCCAAAAGTCTTATTTCTAGATGAACCGACTATAGGATTAGATGTTATTTCACAAAAGAAGGTTCGCGATTTTGTCCGTGATTATAATCGAAGGAAAAAAACGACGATTATCCTTACCAGTCACTATATAGGAGATATCCAGGAACTTTGCCACCG is part of the bacterium genome and encodes:
- a CDS encoding HD domain-containing protein; this translates as MPKQTLVKDKRKETISILETLLQCSNVLNSTLHEEEIFAMVMDMSKSLLNAEASSLFVISPTGTELYAKTARGKKGELIQGVTLKLGQGIAGWVAKTGKPLLVPNVAKSKYFNPSFDSKSGFETKSIICVPLKRKDKCIGCLEVINKKDGKEFTLQDQAILSALADQIAIALQNAHLYEELKQSYLATVQTLIGAIEAKDRYTKGHSQRVSEYAVETAKQLNLPEMTIEAIRIAALLHDIGKIGISDSVLWKPDTLTDGERAMIEQHPSIGAKILSGAAFLADKIDMIRYHQERYDGRGYPEKIKKDKIPLGARIIAICDTFDALTSTRPYRRSKSGDEAMQIILKESGTQFDPKVAQAFEKAYLSTIRNRVKEKEELLAPV
- the glgD gene encoding glucose-1-phosphate adenylyltransferase subunit GlgD is translated as MQTTLAMILAGGKSSPQDILSRKRAKSAIPFGGKYRIIDFVLSNCVNSGIYDIGILAQYAPKSLAEHIKAGKPWDLDRQVGGVRILQPYLGRTEETGWYRGTADALYQNLDFITQKNPNFILVLSGDHIYKMDYRKMLEFHQQKNAPVTIAITEVSESDAKRLGIVQVDSRDRVVHFEEKPQYTKSNLASMGIYLFNTDMLLEKLNDIGKNERYDIVFHILIELIQQRLVYAYRFSGYWKDIGANADYWQANMDLLDASDRTVLYNPSWIIHTTSERKPPVRFHSNATVLNSLVANGCVIDGYVEHSILFPGVHVARHARVTNSVVMHRTMINENATIDYAILDKDIWIGADSVIGGNDIQPQPYDRQQLEQYITVIGKGVQIPSRMHIGRGCLLDPDIPSDFFTNLVIPNHSYIKYQK
- a CDS encoding glucose-1-phosphate adenylyltransferase, producing the protein MRQIVAMILAGGQGNRLSILSEERAKPAVPFGGKYRLIDFTLSNCVNSGIVDIGLLTQYRPRSLYEHIEIGRPWDLDRMDGGITILQPYLGQKHAEWYSGTADAVYQNLSFLEGKKCQWVFVLSGDHIYKMDYTKMLDFHREHSAELTIAVIPVPMQEASRFGIMQLDAQKRIIDFEEKPANPKSNLASMGVYLFQKELLIDAVTNDAQDESSDHDFGKNIIHKLIHHHRVFGFEFQGYWRDVGTVASYYEANMDLLTTPPLLDLDDPDWVIHTKSEERPPVKLNSTATVRRSLVANGCVISGYVENSILFSGVIIEPDVVVKDSIIMTDTKIKPHTIIDRCIIDKLVEIGENSYIGYGEIANTPNSGITIVGKAAQIPASTRIGRGCIIDAKVQEADFPNRNIESGTVIHHR
- a CDS encoding ABC transporter ATP-binding protein; translated protein: MAIIEVNQLYKTFRVHKKEPGLWNSLKSLVSRNYQTIEAVKQISFQIEEGELVGFIGPNGAGKTTTLKMLSGLLYPTGGTARVLGYIPWERHNSYRRQFSLVMGNKNQLWWDLPAIESFLVNKEIYGITNNEYHSLLDELVTMLEVKEKLKVPVRELSLGERMKLELIAALLHSPKVLFLDEPTIGLDVISQKKVRDFVRDYNRRKKTTIILTSHYIGDIQELCHRVIIIDHGRIIFDGALETIVNQVADYKLVTIDFAYRITKEELEPFGEIVQIHDSRAIMKIKRTDTTRVSAQLLSQFEINDIDIEEEPIEDIIRSVLSGDKTIRDPTDSIPASP